The Burkholderia cepacia genomic interval CCGCCAGGGGCCTGTGTCGTTTCCGTTCGACCCAACAGCGCGGGAGGCAACCCGCTTCGAACGGCGGCGTGCATACCGGGTCGAACCCGGTTATCACGAAGACGCTAAAGAAAGATGACAGCGTCAGTCTACCGATGTTCCGCAAAATGCAGAAAATTTTAAACGGGGTCGGAAATGTTGTTTCGCAGAGCGGAAAATTGGGATGATTTCGGTGTTTTTTGCGTATCCGGACCTCATTCAGGCAATTTTTGCGCGCGTCGCCGGAGCGCGGCGGACGTGCGCACGGTGTCGAAGCCGGCGTCGAGCATGGCCTCGGCGTCGTTCCACAGATTGCCGCGCAGCCGGTTGGTCCAGATCATCGACGCGAACACGCCTTCGAGCAGCGACACGAGATAGACGGCGGCCAGATGCACGTCGAGATCGGCGGCGAGTTCACCGGCCGCGATCGCGCGGCGCAGCAGCGCCTTCGTGATGCGCAGCATCTGCAATTCGAGCAGCATGCGGCGCCGCTGCAGCGCGCCGTTTTCCTCGCTCTGCTCGCACTTCGTATAGAGGATCACGAGCACGCGCTGCATCGGGCCCGGCTCGCCGCATTCCTGCAGGTAGTGCGAGGCGGCGCGCCGCAGCGTGGCGAGCGGCGGCAGCCCGTCGCCCGCGTCGAAGCCTTCCGACGTGCGCGCGAACGCGCGGTCGCACATCGCGAGACACACCTCCATCTTGTTGCGGTAGTGGCCGTAGACGGCGCCGCGCGACATCCCGGCGGCCTCGGCGAGATCCGCCATCGCGGTTTGCGCGACGCCTTTCTCGAGCAGCACGAGCTCGGCGGCGTCGAGGATCCGGTGCTTGATGGCGAGCGATTCTTCGCGGGTCTTGCGGGCCATGTCCTGAAATTCCTTACAGTTCGCTGTCGTTTTATTGAGACAGTGTGACGGTCAGATTGAAGTGGTGTGTATTTAATCAGTCGTGACTGATTATAATCGGCCACCCTGAGCCGCCGCATTGTATCGGCGGCGAACGATCCGAGGTCACATATGAATAACAATCGCTCCCTGTTGCGCCACCGGCTGGCGCCGTTCGCGCTCGCGGCCGTGCTGGCCCTGGCCGGATGTGGAAAGGGCGACAAGGACGCCGCGCCGGAGGCCGCGAAACAGGCGACGGTCGTGACGGTGCGCCCGACGGCCG includes:
- a CDS encoding TetR family transcriptional regulator; its protein translation is MARKTREESLAIKHRILDAAELVLLEKGVAQTAMADLAEAAGMSRGAVYGHYRNKMEVCLAMCDRAFARTSEGFDAGDGLPPLATLRRAASHYLQECGEPGPMQRVLVILYTKCEQSEENGALQRRRMLLELQMLRITKALLRRAIAAGELAADLDVHLAAVYLVSLLEGVFASMIWTNRLRGNLWNDAEAMLDAGFDTVRTSAALRRRAQKLPE